A single Cryptococcus deuterogattii R265 chromosome 2, complete sequence DNA region contains:
- a CDS encoding CCR4-NOT transcription complex subunit 7/8, producing MPSALLTMPQQEQLPSKDYGIREIWADNLESEFAALRQAVERYPYISMDTEFPGIVARPIGNFKTGSDYHFQTMRCNVDMLKIIQLGITLCDENGDSPEVSTWQFNFAFSLGEDMFAPDSIDLLKSSGIDFKRNEEEGIDVEYFGELLITSGLVLFDNVKWVSFHSGYDFGYLLKILTCEPLPADETDFFRLLFIWFPCIYDIKHIVRSIKTLRGGLQEIAESLGVKRIGPQHQAGSDSLLTAAVFFRIQTIYFDGHLNDDYYKNYLYGFSSGRLGKASPAAAGENLVDKPY from the exons ATGCCATCTGCCCTCCTCACAATGCCCCAGCAAGAACAATTACCGTCAAAAGACTATGGAATAAGAGAG ATATGGGCAGACAACCTCGAATCAGAGTTTGCAGCTTTGAGACAAGCTGTCGAACGATATCCTTACATCTCCATG GACACTGAATTCCCAGGTATTGTCGCGCGCCCAATAGGCAATTTCAAGACCGGCTCAGATTATCACTTCCAGACCATGCGGTGCAATGTCGATATGCTCAAGATTATCCAACTGGGCATTACTTTATGTGATGAAAATGGAGATTCACCAGAGGTATCTACATGGCAGTTTAATTTCGCGTTCAGCTTGGG AGAGGACATGTTTGCCCCAGACTCTATCGATTTATTAAAAAGCTCAGGAATAGATTTCAAGCGtaatgaggaagaaggaattgATGTCGAATACTTTGGCGAGCTGCTCATCACATCTGGGCTTGTTCTTTTTGACAATGTTAAATGGGTGTCTTTCCATTC AGGATATGACTTTGGATATCTTCTCAAGATCCTTACATGCGAACCCCTCCCCGCTGACGAAACCGACTTTTtccgccttctcttcatttgGTTCCCTTGTATCTATGACATCAAGCATATTGTACGCTCCATTAAAACTCTTCGGGGAGGATTACAAGAAATTGCGGAATCACTGGGCGTCAAGAGAATAGGGCCTCAACACCAAGCAGGATCAGATTCTCTTTTGACTGCGGCGGTATTTTTCAGGATCCAAACAATCTACTTTGACGGACATCTGAATGATGATTACTACAA GAACTACTTGTACGGGTTTTCTTCAGGCCGTTTAGGCAAAGCATCTCCGGCAGCTGCTGGCGAAAATCTCGTTGACAAACCTTATTAA
- a CDS encoding splicing factor 3B subunit 4, which produces MQNKPEQDRNQEATVYLGNLDEKCTDALIWELMLQAGPVSNVFLPKDRISQAHQGFGFCEFMSEADAEYAVKIMNQIKLYGKPIRVNKASYDKKQVDVGANLFVGNLDSNVDEQTLYDTFSTFGTLADQPKIARDPTTGLSKGHAFIAYNDFEAADLAIENMNGQFFGGKQITAQYAFKKDGKGERHGSQAERLLAAQAKKRQLLPSTGGPALPYQGQYANALVANAVPAAPSGVPAYPPPPPPGMPVYQAPAPDAGYAGGYAGHPGAPAGYVPPPPAGFPVAQYQMPVGAPGQAPPAPPPIRMGFQG; this is translated from the exons ATGCAAAATAAACCAGAACAAGATCGAAATCAGGAAGCCACGGTATACTTG GGTAACTTAGATGAAAAATGCACGGATGCGTTAATATGGGAGTTGATGTT ACAAGCGGGTCCTGTGT CCAACGTTTTTCTTCCTAAAGACAGAATCTCTCAAGCCCATCAAGGATTCGGTTTCTGCGAATTTATGTCTGAAGCAGATGCCGAATATGCTGTCAAGATCATGAACCAGATAAAATTGTATGGAAAACCCATCAGAGTCAATAAAGCATCATACGACAAAAAGCAGGTGGATGTTGGGGCCAATTTATTCGTGGGAAATTTGGATTCGAACGTGGACGAGCAGACACTGTACGATACTTTCAGCACCTTTGGAACTCTGGCAGATCAGCCCAAG ATTGCGCGAGACCCTACGACAGGTCTGTCCAAAGGTCATGCTTTCATTGCCTACAATGACTTTGAAGCTGCCGATCTGGCGATTGAGAACATGAACGGACAATTCTTTGGAGGCAAACAAATTACCGCACAATACGCATTCAAGAAAGACGGCAAGGGAGAAAGGCATGGTAGCCAAGCGGAAAGGCTGTTGGCGGCTCAGGCTAA AAAGAGACAACTGTTACCTTCTACTGGAGGTCCAGCGCTTCCATATCAAG GTCAATATGCCAACGCTTTGGTTGCTAACGCTGTCCCCGCCGCCCCTTCCGGGGTTCCTGCTTATCCCCCGCCACCGCCCCCCGGTATGCCCGTTTACCAAGCGCCTGCACCTGACGCTGGATATGCTGGAGGATATGCTGGTCATCCTGGTGCCCCTGCGGGCTATGTACCCCCACCACCTGCTGGCTTCCCTGTGGCGCAGTATCAAATGCCTGTGGGTGCACCAGGACAGGCTCCTCCGGCCCCTCCGCCTATAAGAATGGGTTTCCAAGGATAA
- a CDS encoding V-type proton ATPase subunit E translates to MSFFHVVFVAFVIAAIGAAGWFITPKGKNQTLLRTSLLLTLACCYLMWAITYLCQLHPLITPRRSDLRMEY, encoded by the exons ATGTCATTCTTTCACGTCGTATTTGTGGCTTTCGTGATTGCAGCTATTGGAGCTGCAGGATGGTTTATCACTCCGAAGGGAAAGAACCAAAC ATTACTTCGAACGAGCTTGCTGCTGACTCTTGCATGCTGCTATCTCAT GTGGGCTATCACATACTTATGTCAACTACACCCCCTCATCA CGCCTCGTCGTTCAGATTTGAGAATGGAGTACTAG
- a CDS encoding exoribonuclease II — protein MAFLRARSAVPSGLSRRAFASASRSCDARCTRIGSSTQQSELTAKELLDTLAADATVLSTSRTPTSLKSEKPARVKFEVAEGQSNDRRAYFVSDVDDEIGLDWGSIEGDGSTAGLEIGRVVECRRSGQVSLGLILASILIADRPRFLLLRSSGEIWPVSSHDVQFIMPASLVPSSLTEACWSPELLRAWAQSESSSGLASETTSTTPEMMEARRKVALMLRRVQRETERMCGKLRGGRFGKGLIGGAEGVWEEWALESENERTTITAVEAAEYILNPSSGVGSHSPPIQIKPNTLPAYAAHVLLMGRPDMFVSDEGDMWATGTFIVRSKAERQRIERVQRWVEAHKSNGDDGEPLRSFVDRAKAVIALSDKIHAETEGGPLQSYTNDLPSWSSTDLDMIYTLFGAVAETRSTQTSPFLSLAIAIARLITPDPEEVVDRGSITILLQKMGMILPWDSLETSKVTESNMKSLAKASISGDVKVEGEFLQGNELDHLRIDYSDQKVYVIDDATASELDDGIALERISNSEDVWVHVHVADPTRYIPPGHPLAKRASVMGSSVYLPEGNSPLFPSDVIMKELSLGANVQRDEGRQGVITFSARIGKDGKVHDTKVNLGWIKKPRVVTYSSVDGALGLASVKSYRPFGDLQSFDEPVKSEILPSDMEDLQKLYELAKDLRAKRYATAGLDWTWPSSSVRILNQQAPPNPNAFALLNIPSSPQLFSGSLLVDYCVSSSPATLTSATMVAEFMILAGRLAASFCSERKIHMIYRGSTAPKPVATNSTLDHWLSLRIPGMGTIDPYVMAEPGWYRSSAFVSLRPSTHWIMGFDTPGGGYVRATSPLRRFDDMLVHWQIKAALAKDHGERGKLAKGFEKEEIVTLAQRSDEGAKRAKKAGINAELFWKTQVINKHFQSPKGWPVPERSAKEKEELVNVRGEMIARIAGVPESSAFGEWTTVVIESLGIHVAKMEHPTGKVWKMGEEVRVRLKRSEGWPNPRITLTLAE, from the exons ATGGCCTTCCTGCGGGCAAGATCAGCGGTTCCTTCAGGTCTATCTCGTAGGGCCTTTGCATCTGCCTCTCGCTCCTGCGATGCACGCTGCACTAGGATAGGCTCCTCGACTCAGCAATCGGAACTTACGGCCAAAGAGCTCCTGGACACTCTTGCTGCCGACGCCACGGTTTTGTCCACATCAAGAACACCAACCAGCTTGAAGTCTGAAAAACCAGCCCGCGTCAAGTTTGAGGTTGCAGAAGGCCAGAGCAATGATCGAAGAGCTTATTTTGTCAGTGAtgtagatgatgagatAGGGTTGGATTGGGGGTCTATcgaaggagatgggagcACTGCTGGCTTAGAGATTGGACGTGTGGTCGAATGTCGAAG GTCCGGTCAAGTCTCTTTGGGTCTAATCCTTGCCTCCATCCTTATTGCAGACCGCCCTCGTTTTCTTCTACTTCGATCGTCTGGTGAAATCTGGCCAGTGTCATCCCATGACGTGCAGTTCATCATGCCAGCATCTCTTGTACCATCGTCTCTTACTGAGGCATGTTGGTCACCTGAGCTACTTCGAGCCTGGGCCCAATCGGAAAGCAGCTCTGGCTTGGCTAGTGAGACAACATCAACCACTccagagatgatggaggcAAGGAGAAAGGTTGCATTGATGCTCAGGAGAGTGCAAAGGGAGACTGAGAGGATGTGCGGCAAACTTCGAGGGGGGAGGTTTGGCAAAGGTCTCATTGGCGGTGCGGAAGGTGTGTGGGAGGAATGGGCATTGGAGAGCGAAAACGAGCGGACGACTATCACTGCTGTGGAGGCTGCGGAGTACATTCTCAACCCTTCAAGTGGCGTAGGGTCCCATTCTCCACCTATTCAAATAAAGCCAAATACATTACCTGCCTATGCTGCCCACGTTCTTCTTATGGGACGTCCCGATATGTTTGTCAGCGACGAAGGAGACATGTGGGCAACTGGGACATTTATAGTCCGCAGCAAAGCTGAGAGGCAACGGATCGAGCGGGTTCAGCGATGGGTTGAGGCACACAAGTCAAATGGAGACGACGGCGAACCATTGCGTTCATTCGTGGACCGAGCTAAAGCTGTCATTGCTTTATCTGATAAGATCCACGCAGAGACCGAGGGTGGCCCTCTTCAGTCATACACAAACGATCTTCCTAGTTGGTCCTCAACAGATCTTGACATGATCTACACCCTCTTCGGTGCTGTCGCTGAAACTCGTTCTACCCAAACGTCACCGTTCCTGTCTCTCGCCATCGCCATTGCAAGGTTGATCACTCCCGATCCAGAAGAGGTCGTCGACAGGGGGTCAATTACCATTTTGTTACAAAAGATGGGCATGATTCTTCCCTGGGACAGTTTGGAGACTTCCAAAGTGACGGAATCGAACATGAAGTCGTTGGCTAAGGCTTCTATCAGCGGTGATGTCAAAGTTGAGGGCGAATTCCTTCAAGGCAATGAATTGGATCATCTAAGGATAGATTACTCTGACCAAAAGGTCTATGTGATTGATGATGCCACTGCATCTGAATTGGACGATGGTATTGCTCTGGAGCGAATATCGAACTCGGAAGACGTTTGGGTTCATGTACACGTGGCCGACCCAACGAGGTATATCCCTCCTGGCCATCCTTTAGCAAAGCGAGCTTCTGTCATGGGATCTTCGGTGTATTTACCTGAAGGAAACTCCCCCTTGTTTCCGTCAGACGTGATCATGAAGGAGCTATCTCTGGGAGCCAATGTGcagagagatgaggggaGACAAGGTGTAATAACCTTTTCGGCCAGAATaggcaaggatggaaaagtACATGACACGAAGGTTAATTTGGGATGGATTAAAAAGCCCCGGGTGGTCACTTATTCCTCGGTCGACGGAGCTCTCGGGCTTGCTTCTGTGAAGTCATATCGTCCGTTTGGTGATCTACAAAGTTTTGATGAGCCTGTCAAGTCTGAGATACTCCCTTCCGATATGGAAGATTTGCAGAAGCTCTATGAACTAGCCAAGGACCTTCGTGCCAAGCGCTATGCTACTGCTGGACTTGATTGGACTTGgccgtcttcttcggtcCGGATCCTCAATCAACAAGCCCCACCTAACCCTAATGCTTTCGCCCTTCTCAACataccctcctctcctcagcTTTTCTCCGGCTCTTTATTGGTTGACTACTGCGTCTCGTCTTCCCCTGCAACCCTCACATCCGCGACAATGGTCGCCGAATTCATGATTTTGGCTGGTAGATTGGCGGCTTCCTTCTGCTCTGAGCGCAAAATTCACATGATATACAGAGGCAGTACTGCACCTAAACCTGTTGCTACGAACTCAACTCTAGACCATTGGCTTTCTCTTCGTATACCAGGTATGGGTACCATCGATCCTTATGTGATGGCGGAACCTGGATGGTACCGTTCGTCAGCATTTGTCAGTCTAAGACCTTCCACACACTGGATCATGGGCTTTGACACGCCTGGCGGAGGCTATGTCCGTGCAACCTCACCTCTAAGAAGATTTGACGACATGCTTGTACATTGGCAAATTAAGGCCGCACTTGCAAAAGACCATggcgagagaggaaaaCTGGCCAAAGGCtttgaaaaggaggaaattgTGACCTTAGCGCAGAGAAGCGACGAAGGGGCAAAGCGGGCTAAGAAGGCAGGGATCAACGCGGAGTTGTTTTGGAAGACGCAGGTAATTAATAAGCATTTCCAATCGCCTAAAGGATGGCCAGTCCCAGAAAGGTCCgccaaggagaaagaggagctTGTTAACGTCAGGGGTGAGATGATCGCAAGAATCGCTGGCGTGCCTGAAAGTTCAGCTTTTGGAGAATGGACAACAGTAGTGATTGAGAGCTTAGGTATCCATGTTGCGAAAATGGAACACCCTACTGGAAAagtttggaagatgggagaagaagtccGAGTCAGACTGAAACGGTCGGAGGGGTGGCCCAATCCTCGTATCACTTTGACCTTAGCAGAATAG
- a CDS encoding helicase SWR1 (genome sequence mistake) codes for MSTESPQLAASSRLRTTSTQVKTVAIDTSVPTTLAEPRSRSLRARPSLPNLSTGTLLTPHANGHGAQAKGMEAISHGLRDEAIIGRREKRITEKEKQLKEVVESHDGLIREKFHLERFVTLLEGWNPQQAKLDNSPVFLEWKDSKHNLLNLLPDEPAVSVSLPAGPSRSRTSLPSRTTRRKAHAQSELLAHVVAPVAKRPAFAPSAKGKERVFEELSAKTKGKGKAVAEQSLIASPVEDALHAKGKRKASDVSADMLPPPIPDKRSKGSRRATMIASVPELDPNEEAGLDLQASGGDKAKRRGRISLPDFSSSKKIRTVKSRPRFARKRVAADWNACIRAVTFSISNTNTNISPNPRAPSFSPSSSSYKKENCGSTYYSLHRSFSTASCSQIWRRYRIHYGILR; via the exons ATGAGCACTGAATCGCCACAGTTGGCAGCGTCGTCTCGGTTGCGGACAACTTCTACTCAAGTGAAAACAGTCGCTATCGATACATCGGTGCCTACAACTTTGGCAGAGCCTCGATCCCGAAGTCTCCGTGCTCGGCCTTCGTTGCCGAATCTTTCTACCGGCACCCTGCTTACCCCTCATGCAAATGGACATGGGGCTCAGGCAAAAGGCATGGAGGCTATTAGCCATGGTCTTAGGGATGAAGCTATAATTGGCAGGCGAGAAAAACGAATTacagaaaaggagaaacaGCTCAAAGAGGTGGTTGAAAGTCATGATGGGTTAATCCGAGAGAAATTCCATCTTGAAAGATTCGTGACTCTGTTGGAAGGCTGGAACCCACAG CAAGCGAAACTGGATAATTCGCCTGTTTTCCTAGAG TGGAAGGACAGTAAACACaaccttctcaacctcttaCCTGACGAGCCTGCTGTCAGCGTTTCCTTACCAGCAGGGCCTTCGCGATCGAGGACTTCCTTGCCGTCCCGCACAACTCGTCGAAAGGCACATGCACAGTCTGAATTGCTTGCTCATGTGGTAGCTCCTGTCGCGAAACGTCCCGCTTTTGCGCCATCAgcgaaaggaaaggaaagagttTTTGAAGAACTATCTGCAAAGaccaaaggcaaagggaaAGCGGTTGCTGAACAGTCTCTGATTGCTTCCCCGGTTGAAGATGCTCTTCACGCtaaaggaaaaagaaaggctAGCGACGTCAGTGCCGACATGCTTCCGCCACCCATTCCTGATAAGAGGAGCAAAGGTTCTCGGCGGGCCACAATGATTGCATCTGTGCCAGAACTTGATCCAAATGAGGAAGCTGGCTTGGATTTGCAGGCTTCTGGTGGCGACAAAGCTAAGCGACGAGGCCGAATATCACTGCCTgatttctcttcctcgaaAAAGATACGAACTGTCAAAAGCCGACCCCGTTTCGCGCGAAAGCGCGTCGCCGCTGATTGGAACGCCTGCATCAGAGCGGTtaccttctccatctccaataCCAACACGAACATATCTCCCAACCCTCGCgcaccttccttttcccccaGCTCCTCATCGTACAAAAAAGAGAATTGTGGGTCCACGTACTATTCGCTACACAGATCCTTCTCAACGGCCTCCTGCTCCCAAATATGGCGGCGATATCGCATCCATTATGGAATCCTACGTTAA